From Tachysurus fulvidraco isolate hzauxx_2018 chromosome 10, HZAU_PFXX_2.0, whole genome shotgun sequence, one genomic window encodes:
- the fancf gene encoding Fanconi anemia group F protein, translated as MEAVLNNLESTVELLAVTQTETVTEWDGETVDRAFQWAQYCEHLHTRFHTNPSVRAALESRLHVTNQLLALTFTGYRCVTLSDLAQCSNRLLIGLLKNPATPHPVIKSLLDKFGLAEDAVGDQRADTRGLNTCKSACKLLGDFTLNRKSGFGLSTGTQVHGMMLLQRIQVILSHPCNLEYANKLLDCLLEDSREGQDGFLTLIAAALLSTDTTSAAQDFLLDWLEGHDVLRHRMCQSLPPELCTSLSQQWPKFRLAYWDSLKKSASFLEYDVTNGLWRQPCDTEASFLTLTNRFKSLWSSGSPLKDETEEQLLALKQADGDFEVKGLSVWTDLLVQLN; from the coding sequence ATGGAGGCTGTTCTGAACAACCTGGAAAGCACCGTGGAGCTGCTGGCTGTTACTCAGACTGAAACGGTGACTGAGTGGGACGGTGAGACAGTGGACAGGGCATTTCAGTGGGCACAATACTGTGAACATCTTCACACACGTTTCCACACAAACCCCTCAGTCCGTGCCGCTTTAGAGAGCCGTCTACACGTGACTAACCAGCTGCTCGCGCTCACTTTCACCGGTTACCGGTGTGTGACTCTATCTGATCTCGCGCAGTGTAGCAACAGGCTGCTTATTGGCCTGCTGAAAAACCCTGCGACTCCTCACCCTGTTATTAAATCACTTTTGGACAAGTTTGGACTGGCTGAAGATGCTGTAGGTGATCAGCGTGCCGATACACGTGGTCTCAACACGTGCAAGTCAGCGTGTAAACTCCTGGGCGACTTTACACTGAACCGGAAGAGTGGTTTTGGCCTCTCTACTGGTACCCAAGTTCATGGTATGATGCTCCTACAGCGCATTCAGGTCATACTGAGCCACCCATGCAACCTGGAATATGCTAATAAATTACTGGATTGTTTGCTAGAGGACAGTAGAGAAGGACAGGATGGCTTCTTGACACTTATAGCAGCTGCCCTCTTGTCAACAGACACCACAAGTGCAGCCCAAGACTTTCTTCTTGACTGGTTAGAAGGACACGATGTCTTGCGGCACAGGATGTGTCAGTCTTTACCTCCTGAATTGTGCACCAGTCTTTCTCAACAATGGCCAAAATTTAGGCTTGCTTATTGGGACAGTTTAAAAAAGTCAGCGTCCTTCTTGGAGTATGACGTGACCAATGGATTATGGAGACAACCTTGTGACACTGAAGCATCATTTCTGACACTCACAAACCGGTTTAAATCCTTATGGAGCTCTGGTTCACCTTTAAAAGATGAAACTGAAGAACAGTTGCTTGCCCTTAAACAGGCTGATGGGGACTTTGAGGTCAAGGGACTGAGTGTGTGGACAGACCTGCTTGTACAGCTCaactaa